A stretch of the Capsicum annuum cultivar UCD-10X-F1 chromosome 10, UCD10Xv1.1, whole genome shotgun sequence genome encodes the following:
- the LOC107844766 gene encoding uncharacterized protein LOC107844766 translates to MNEQAIQDNNPSAPTILPAKRRRGRPRKDGGVAKRGNLQSPVMMTPPAPESIKKVQQNAVEVNQKDGIIGGNNGVGQMVSGVVDGRFDAGYFITVRVGNSGTTLRGLVFQPGRFAPITPANDVAPSATMYRRSQVASPLLNQLQQEQQPNATPGQVFSSKPMSNAPFITNNNQFAPVMAPQPSTVMASNEAHGNSSSPSGEKLMLQMPNQDQRVQIQSHLTIPEENLKMVEQDEMMQVFEVPNQSHGTKASEGTSNQVTKVQNQLMGSTFQSDILFHGNHNGSSGEIHHNPIASKTQEALDNQPIEPESKNDKQLNHDQSFMQTLLQPRELVHFEAKKLEIHQAPTNAQTQLYSQEWTHGGQENQQNQFNQSTLFAELNSISQETQAAAETQVQPSNEVKSTFLEQNYVQMTRAQEGDNENPNPGINQVLVSGETPALPIESIRTTSMDFMMENLNYPKYEEPQNTHIGPEVELSRNAETSNETKGASYTPGDKLVLDSQLASQQEEAKTENSDHSAKLETQNKRCDDGNINLEIFHQGQS, encoded by the coding sequence ATGAATGAGCAAGCTATACAAGATAACAATCCCTCTGCTCCAACAATCCTTCCAGCAAAGCGAAGGCGTGGCCGCCCGCGCAAAGATGGAGGTGTTGCTAAAAGAGGGAATTTGCAGTCTCCAGTGATGATGACTCCTCCAGCACCCGAAAGCATCAAGAAAGTTCAACAAAATGCTGTTGAAGTGAACCAAAAAGATGGCATTATTGGTGGTAACAATGGTGTAGGACAGATGGTTTCTGGTGTCGTTGATGGTCGTTTTGATGCAGGGTACTTCATCACTGTGAGGGTAGGTAATAGTGGCACCACGCTCCGTGGATTAGTCTTCCAGCCGGGGAGATTTGCTCCTATTACACCTGCAAATGATGTTGCCCCATCAGCTACAATGTATCGCAGAAGTCAAGTTGCTAGCCCACTCTTAAACCAGCTTCAGCAAGAGCAGCAGCCCAATGCGACACCAGGACAAGTTTTTTCTTCTAAGCCAATGTCAAATGCTCCATTTATAACTAACAACAATCAATTTGCTCCCGTTATGGCGCCTCAGCCTAGCACGGTTATGGCATCTAACGAGGCACATGGCAACTCGAGTTCTCCCTCGGGTGAAAAACTCATGCTGCAGATGCCAAATCAAGATCAAAGAGTCCAAATCCAATCCCACCTTACCATTCCGGAGGAAAATCTTAAAATGGTTGAACAGGATGAAATGATGCAGGTGTTTGAAGTCCCGAACCAATCACATGGTACTAAAGCTAGTGAAGGAACAAGCAATCAGGTAACTAAGGTTCAAAACCAACTCATGGGCTCAACGTTTCAGTCTGACATTCTTTTTCATGGTAATCACAACGGCTCGTCTGGTGAAATTCATCATAATCCTATTGCATCTAAGACTCAAGAGGCATTAGACAACCAACCGATTGAACCTGAATCCAAGAATGATAAGCAACTGAATCATGACCAGTCGTTTATGCAAACATTACTTCAGCCCCGAGAGTTGGTTCACTTTGAAGCGAAGAAACTTGAGATCCATCAAGCTCCTACAAACGCTCAAACGCAACTCTACTCCCAAGAATGGACTCATGGTGGACAAGAAAACCAACAGAATCAATTCAACCAAAGTACTCTATTTGCTGAACTCAACTCTATCTCCCAAGAAACACAAGCTGCTGCAGAAACTCAAGTTCAGCCAAGCAATGAAGTAAAAAGCACATTTCTTGAACAGAATTATGTTCAGATGACTCGAGCTCAGGAGGGTGATAATGAGAACCCGAATCCTGGGATCAACCAAGTGCTGGTTAGTGGTGAAACTCCAGCTTTGCCCATAGAATCAATTAGGACTACTTCGATGGATTTCATGATGGAAAATCTGAATTATCCAAAGTATGAGGAACCACAAAATACTCATATTGGACCTGAAGTTGAGTTATCAAGAAATGCTGAAACATCAAATGAAACTAAGGGCGCAAGTTATACTCCTGGTGACAAACTTGTGTTAGACTCTCAATTAGCATCACAGCAAGAGGAGGCAAAAACTGAAAATTCTGATCATTCAGCAAAACTTGAAACTCAGAACAAAAGGTGTGACGATGGCAACATCAACCTGGAGATTTTTCACCAAGGCCAATCTTGA